The Pyrus communis chromosome 2, drPyrComm1.1, whole genome shotgun sequence genome includes a window with the following:
- the LOC137727025 gene encoding non-specific lipid-transfer protein 1-like, with protein sequence MEMKLVILLGPMMVMVLNHASPANGDITCQQALMDLMPCKEYLTGSGPGTPPITCCSGVQTVYTAASTRECRRNLCECFKKAAAGMPINPDRLKQLPDFCRVYLPVPLDPKIDCES encoded by the coding sequence ATGGAGATGAAATTGGTGATCCTTTTGGGGCCGATGATGGTTATGGTTCTGAACCATGCAAGTCCTGCCAATGGCGACATCACATGCCAACAGGCCTTGATGGATTTGATGCCATGTAAGGAATACTTGACCGGGTCTGGCCCCGGGACTCCTCCGATTACATGTTGCAGTGGTGTGCAAACCGTTTATACTGCGGCTAGCACCAGAGAGTGTCGGAGGAACCTCTGTGAATGCTTCAAGAAAGCAGCTGCTGGCATGCCGATCAACCCTGACAGACTCAAGCAGCTTCCTGATTTCTGCCGTGTGTACCTTCCCGTTCCTCTCGACCCCAAAATTGATTGCGAATCGTAA